The following proteins come from a genomic window of Alkalinema sp. FACHB-956:
- a CDS encoding ribonuclease III domain-containing protein, producing MSQSFLLAPRPLPLRKVQSLSPAALAYLGDAVYELYIRQALLLPPQRIDTYHHRVVAQVRAEAQANYLQQLAPHLTEVEWDWVRRGRNAASSRHKRVDAQIYQQATGFEALIGYLYLAQPDRLEVLLSYLNGSSEGVLSAPHD from the coding sequence TTGAGCCAGTCATTTTTGTTGGCACCCCGTCCTTTGCCCCTGCGCAAAGTTCAATCCCTTTCTCCCGCAGCCTTGGCTTATCTTGGAGATGCGGTCTACGAACTTTACATTCGCCAAGCTCTGCTGCTCCCCCCCCAGCGTATCGATACCTACCACCATCGTGTGGTGGCTCAAGTCCGTGCTGAAGCGCAAGCGAACTATCTTCAGCAATTAGCGCCCCACTTAACGGAAGTCGAGTGGGACTGGGTTCGCCGAGGCCGTAACGCTGCTTCGTCCCGCCACAAGCGAGTGGATGCTCAAATCTATCAACAAGCAACTGGATTTGAAGCATTGATTGGCTATTTGTACCTCGCGCAACCCGATCGCCTAGAAGTTTTACTGTCCTATCTCAATGGTTCCAGCGAAGGAGTCCTGTCCGCTCCCCATGACTAG
- a CDS encoding anti-sigma factor antagonist, with protein sequence MTLTVSLRGTREVKDNYQLFRLTGLLDAFSEATFRKVLNKCLDEGPKNVVLDLSKIDMIDSSGLGALVQIAKKAQSDAGTLQIVTNPRVTQTVKLVRLEKFLALQASVDEAIANVKSA encoded by the coding sequence CTGACCTTGACCGTTAGCTTGAGAGGCACTCGCGAAGTCAAGGATAACTACCAATTGTTTCGCCTCACAGGTCTTCTGGATGCTTTTTCTGAGGCCACTTTCCGTAAAGTGCTCAATAAGTGTCTTGATGAAGGTCCTAAAAATGTCGTCTTGGATCTCTCTAAGATCGACATGATCGACAGTTCTGGCTTAGGGGCGCTGGTTCAGATTGCAAAAAAAGCGCAATCTGATGCTGGAACCCTACAGATCGTGACAAACCCTCGTGTGACCCAGACCGTTAAGCTCGTTCGGCTAGAAAAGTTTTTAGCCCTGCAAGCTTCTGTGGATGAAGCGATCGCGAACGTCAAATCCGCCTGA
- the acsF gene encoding magnesium-protoporphyrin IX monomethyl ester (oxidative) cyclase: protein MVDSLKKPEFAEIRPGIKVPAKETILTPRFYTTDFEEMAQMDMSVNEDELRALMEEFRADYNRHHFVRSDVFDKSWDHISGETRNLFIEFLERSCTAEFSGFLLYKELSRKLKDRNPLLAEGFALMSRDEARHAGFLNKAMSDFNLSLDLGFLTKSRKYTYFKPKFIFYATYLSEKIGYWRYITIYRHLEKHPEHQLYPIFNFFENWCQDENRHGDFFDAVMRALPYTLNGLRARLWCRFFLLSVFATMYLNDIQRTGFYEALGFNTREFEREVITKTNQSAGKVFPIILDVEHPAFYPRLENCIKNNEKLAEIAASNAPAPIKFLKKLPHYLSNVTNLVALYLLKPIDVQASQGVVR, encoded by the coding sequence ATGGTAGATTCCCTTAAGAAACCCGAATTTGCAGAAATTCGTCCCGGTATTAAAGTACCTGCGAAGGAAACCATCCTAACGCCTCGCTTCTATACCACAGACTTTGAAGAGATGGCGCAGATGGACATGTCCGTCAACGAAGATGAGTTGCGGGCATTGATGGAAGAATTTCGCGCCGATTACAATCGTCATCACTTTGTACGAAGTGATGTGTTTGATAAGTCCTGGGATCACATTAGCGGCGAAACCCGCAATTTATTTATTGAATTTTTAGAGCGCTCTTGTACTGCTGAGTTCTCTGGCTTTTTGCTTTACAAGGAACTGTCCCGTAAGCTGAAAGACCGCAACCCTCTGTTGGCAGAAGGCTTTGCGTTGATGTCGCGGGATGAAGCTCGCCACGCTGGCTTCTTGAATAAAGCCATGTCAGACTTCAACCTGTCGTTAGATTTGGGCTTCTTAACGAAGAGTCGGAAGTATACCTACTTCAAGCCCAAGTTCATCTTCTACGCGACCTACTTGTCTGAGAAGATTGGCTACTGGCGCTACATCACGATTTATCGCCATTTGGAGAAGCATCCTGAGCATCAGCTCTACCCGATTTTCAACTTCTTTGAAAACTGGTGCCAAGACGAAAATCGTCACGGCGATTTCTTTGATGCGGTGATGCGCGCACTGCCCTACACCTTAAATGGTTTGCGGGCACGGCTCTGGTGTCGATTCTTCCTGTTGTCGGTGTTTGCGACGATGTACCTCAACGACATCCAGCGCACGGGCTTCTATGAAGCGTTGGGCTTTAACACGCGGGAATTTGAGCGGGAAGTGATTACCAAGACCAATCAGTCTGCGGGTAAGGTGTTCCCGATTATTCTGGATGTGGAGCATCCCGCTTTCTATCCTCGGCTGGAAAACTGCATCAAGAACAATGAGAAGCTGGCTGAAATTGCTGCTTCCAATGCCCCAGCTCCCATTAAGTTCCTGAAGAAGCTGCCCCATTACTTGAGTAATGTGACCAACCTGGTGGCGCTGTATTTGCTCAAGCCGATCGATGTGCAAGCCAGCCAAGGCGTTGTTCGCTAA
- a CDS encoding DUF2996 domain-containing protein gives MTDANKQPEATPTAATPKAAAAETAAAKPKKEKPPALESKPFADFIQQDYLPALQKGFEKLQIAGVALQFIKQKIPVVGYADFPECWQVVGQWQAEQQLRQFNIYFYDEDIQGQRGFSATCTGRDASTLESFRIDEKKVTLDLLVLGTLQRLNGQKWLALN, from the coding sequence ATGACGGACGCCAACAAGCAACCTGAAGCAACGCCGACTGCAGCAACGCCTAAGGCCGCTGCTGCCGAGACTGCTGCAGCCAAGCCCAAAAAAGAAAAACCGCCAGCCCTGGAATCCAAACCCTTTGCTGATTTTATCCAGCAGGACTATTTACCTGCCCTACAAAAGGGGTTTGAAAAGCTGCAAATTGCAGGCGTTGCCTTGCAATTCATCAAGCAGAAGATCCCCGTCGTGGGCTATGCAGACTTCCCAGAATGCTGGCAAGTGGTGGGGCAATGGCAGGCCGAGCAGCAATTGCGCCAGTTCAATATTTACTTCTACGACGAAGATATTCAAGGCCAGCGGGGATTCTCTGCGACCTGCACCGGACGTGACGCCAGCACCCTGGAATCCTTCCGGATTGACGAGAAGAAGGTCACGTTGGATCTCCTAGTCTTGGGCACTCTCCAACGGTTGAATGGTCAGAAGTGGTTGGCACTGAACTAG
- a CDS encoding DUF1816 domain-containing protein, with product MKELLVSSMDFLGMAWWVEITTEGPRCTYYFGPFLTESDAQADQPGYIEDLEREGAQVIGVEVKRCKPTNLTISDEPAPSLGSWSNLYTVS from the coding sequence ATGAAAGAATTGTTAGTTAGCTCCATGGATTTTTTAGGTATGGCTTGGTGGGTAGAGATTACCACTGAGGGACCTCGTTGTACCTATTACTTTGGGCCTTTTTTAACTGAGTCGGATGCTCAAGCGGATCAGCCTGGATACATCGAAGATTTAGAGCGAGAAGGGGCTCAAGTCATTGGTGTTGAGGTTAAGCGGTGCAAGCCCACAAATTTGACGATCTCCGATGAACCGGCTCCTTCCTTGGGCAGTTGGTCTAATCTTTATACCGTAAGCTAA
- a CDS encoding Uma2 family endonuclease, whose product MQQPFYEFCRSNPDLRVERTAQGEVLVMAPTDSDTGNRLFNLVGQVGIWIEQDGTGLGFDSSAGFTLPNGATRSPDVSWIRRDRWEALTPEEQQSFAPLCPDFVIELKSASDRLEALQAKMQEYIDNGAQLGWLIDRQAQLVWIYRPNQAVEILDHPEMVIGDPELPGLGVNLRSIW is encoded by the coding sequence ATGCAGCAGCCGTTCTATGAATTTTGCCGCAGCAACCCAGATTTACGAGTCGAGCGAACGGCTCAAGGAGAAGTCTTGGTCATGGCACCCACCGATTCCGACACAGGTAATCGGCTTTTCAATTTAGTGGGGCAGGTGGGGATATGGATAGAACAAGACGGAACGGGGTTAGGGTTCGACTCTAGTGCAGGTTTTACCTTGCCTAATGGCGCAACCCGATCGCCGGATGTGTCTTGGATTCGCCGCGATCGCTGGGAGGCTTTAACGCCGGAGGAACAACAATCCTTTGCGCCGCTTTGTCCCGATTTTGTGATTGAGCTGAAATCAGCCAGCGATCGTTTAGAGGCGCTGCAAGCCAAGATGCAGGAATACATCGACAATGGAGCGCAGTTGGGCTGGCTGATCGATCGGCAAGCCCAACTGGTGTGGATCTATCGCCCCAATCAAGCGGTGGAAATTTTGGATCATCCTGAAATGGTTATTGGCGACCCTGAGCTTCCGGGCTTAGGGGTCAACCTACGATCGATCTGGTAG
- the carA gene encoding glutamine-hydrolyzing carbamoyl-phosphate synthase small subunit, with translation MTLSSVQPALLVLADGTSYHGFSFGATGTTIGEVVFNTGMTGYQEVLTDPSYRGQIVTFTYPELGNTGVNPQDEESHQPHVRGVIARNICERPSNWRSTQSLQDYLVQHNLIGIYGIDTRALTRRLRSSGAMNGGLSTEVLDPAVLLQQVQAAPSMAGLNLVKEVTTEQPYEWTEATETDWEFSPTASPEKAFTVVAIDFGIKRNILKRLASYGCRVIVVPANTPAEAILSHNPDGIFLSNGPGDPAAVTEGIATTQALLTANKPIFGICMGHQILGLSMGAETFKLKFGHRGLNHPAGLSQRVEITSQNHGFAIDPESLPNATVEVTHLNLNDRTVAGLKHKTLPMFSVQYHPEASPGPHDADYLFEQFVQAMANHRCSSNE, from the coding sequence ATGACCCTCTCTTCAGTTCAACCCGCCTTGCTGGTCTTGGCGGATGGTACGAGCTACCACGGCTTCTCCTTCGGCGCAACGGGAACCACGATCGGAGAAGTGGTGTTTAACACGGGCATGACGGGCTACCAAGAAGTGCTGACCGATCCGAGTTATCGGGGCCAAATTGTCACCTTCACCTATCCGGAATTGGGCAATACGGGCGTCAATCCCCAGGATGAAGAATCCCACCAGCCCCATGTGCGAGGCGTCATTGCCCGCAATATCTGTGAGCGGCCTAGCAACTGGCGATCGACCCAGTCGTTGCAAGACTATCTGGTGCAACACAATCTGATTGGGATTTATGGCATTGATACCCGTGCCCTCACCCGTCGTCTGCGATCGTCGGGAGCCATGAACGGAGGACTCTCAACGGAAGTTTTGGATCCCGCAGTCTTGCTTCAACAGGTGCAAGCCGCTCCCAGCATGGCTGGCTTAAATCTGGTTAAGGAAGTCACCACCGAGCAGCCCTACGAATGGACAGAAGCCACCGAAACCGACTGGGAATTTAGCCCCACGGCTTCTCCAGAAAAAGCTTTCACCGTGGTTGCGATCGATTTTGGCATTAAGCGTAATATTCTGAAGCGGCTGGCAAGCTATGGCTGTCGCGTGATTGTGGTACCTGCTAACACCCCAGCCGAGGCAATCCTCAGCCACAATCCCGATGGGATTTTCCTGTCCAATGGGCCAGGAGATCCCGCTGCTGTAACGGAAGGCATTGCCACGACCCAGGCGCTGCTAACGGCCAACAAACCGATTTTTGGTATCTGTATGGGCCACCAAATTTTGGGGCTGTCCATGGGTGCGGAAACCTTCAAGCTCAAGTTTGGCCACCGGGGGCTCAACCATCCCGCCGGACTCAGCCAACGGGTGGAAATTACCAGCCAAAACCATGGCTTTGCGATCGACCCTGAGAGCCTGCCCAATGCTACTGTGGAGGTAACCCATTTAAACTTGAACGATCGCACCGTTGCGGGCCTAAAGCATAAAACACTGCCCATGTTTTCTGTGCAGTACCACCCCGAAGCCAGCCCCGGCCCCCACGATGCGGATTATCTGTTTGAGCAGTTTGTCCAAGCCATGGCAAATCATCGCTGCTCTAGCAATGAATAG
- a CDS encoding retropepsin-like aspartic protease, with amino-acid sequence MESPVFQLALDKAESADSIAQSAQSPEDWTLVIDRWKSAIQLLKQTPKGDPNYKEVARRLASFQAGLSRAQQKLARSQGRTGGERYVAVDPKISEEGDVVSLAPAGNRVYRVAIKYYQGGIPVVDVLFNGKYRFEMMVDTGASGTMITQDMAQALGVETIGSVPAMTPAGSTQFNVGYIKSMAVGGGTIYDFPVAIGPVALLGHDFFGDCDISIKRNQNLVEFSRCSN; translated from the coding sequence GTGGAGAGTCCGGTCTTTCAACTGGCATTAGACAAGGCGGAAAGCGCGGATAGCATTGCCCAATCGGCCCAATCGCCAGAGGACTGGACGTTGGTCATCGATCGCTGGAAATCGGCAATTCAACTGCTGAAGCAAACTCCGAAAGGCGATCCGAACTATAAAGAAGTGGCTAGGCGGTTAGCGAGTTTTCAAGCAGGATTATCCCGCGCTCAGCAAAAACTGGCCCGATCGCAGGGACGAACGGGGGGAGAGCGCTATGTTGCGGTGGATCCCAAAATTTCTGAAGAGGGAGATGTCGTCAGTCTGGCCCCAGCAGGTAATCGCGTGTATCGGGTTGCCATCAAGTATTACCAAGGTGGCATTCCGGTGGTGGATGTGCTGTTTAACGGGAAGTACCGCTTTGAAATGATGGTAGATACGGGGGCCAGTGGCACGATGATTACCCAGGATATGGCCCAGGCCCTGGGCGTGGAAACCATCGGCTCTGTACCCGCGATGACCCCCGCCGGATCGACCCAATTCAATGTGGGCTACATCAAATCGATGGCAGTGGGGGGTGGCACGATTTATGATTTTCCCGTCGCGATCGGGCCTGTGGCGCTCCTCGGTCACGATTTCTTTGGGGATTGCGACATCAGCATTAAACGCAATCAAAACCTAGTGGAATTTTCCCGTTGCTCTAACTAA
- a CDS encoding EAL domain-containing protein: MVIQPSDPSVEQCLTSLGYRPIPSVPQLWQREILSGQMVAALRQLSHLVTETGQQSSRGMITALSPESPQFFSEFLKAQSLSDLTRLVRHSWFVSLLSQQRLFFHYQPIFRLDSGQVVAYECLARGMMDDGQELSGQQLIDAAKATQLTHEFDHLAREVCLQSLALLLQESVDLQAQQFFINAVPNAIAANPAILEQHLQQVMNLGIQPQQIVFELTEIEAVRTKSQVAQAIQRIRDWGCQLAIDDLGSDVALNHYCLEFHPDILKLDRAMVDGCSRHPVKQVLLKSMVRAAHDMGIQILAEGIEQREDLQFCQEIEVDLAQGFALARPRTLLPQDQSRRAETRLADWAW, from the coding sequence ATGGTGATTCAGCCTAGTGATCCCTCGGTTGAGCAATGTCTTACCAGCCTCGGGTACCGACCCATTCCTTCAGTGCCGCAGTTATGGCAACGTGAGATTTTATCTGGGCAGATGGTTGCTGCTTTACGGCAGCTCAGCCATCTGGTGACGGAAACGGGACAGCAGTCTTCCCGTGGGATGATTACGGCACTCTCACCGGAATCCCCCCAATTTTTCTCAGAATTTTTGAAAGCCCAATCTCTCAGCGACCTCACCCGCTTAGTCCGTCATAGCTGGTTTGTTTCTTTACTATCGCAACAGCGATTATTTTTTCACTATCAACCGATTTTTCGGCTCGATTCAGGACAAGTTGTAGCCTATGAATGCCTCGCGCGGGGAATGATGGACGATGGCCAGGAACTCAGTGGACAGCAATTAATTGATGCGGCTAAAGCAACGCAGTTAACCCATGAGTTTGATCACTTGGCGCGGGAGGTGTGCTTGCAATCTCTGGCTTTATTGCTGCAGGAATCTGTTGATTTGCAAGCACAGCAGTTTTTTATTAATGCAGTCCCTAATGCGATCGCCGCAAATCCAGCCATCCTGGAACAGCACCTACAACAAGTCATGAATCTGGGGATTCAGCCGCAACAAATTGTGTTTGAACTGACGGAAATTGAGGCAGTCCGAACCAAAAGCCAGGTGGCTCAGGCCATTCAGCGGATTCGAGACTGGGGCTGTCAACTCGCGATCGATGATCTGGGGAGTGATGTGGCGCTCAATCACTACTGTTTAGAATTTCACCCCGACATTCTCAAACTAGATCGGGCCATGGTGGATGGTTGCAGTCGTCACCCCGTCAAACAAGTCTTGCTGAAAAGCATGGTGCGAGCGGCCCATGATATGGGGATTCAAATTTTGGCCGAGGGAATCGAGCAGCGCGAGGATCTGCAATTTTGCCAGGAAATTGAGGTGGACTTGGCCCAAGGATTTGCCCTAGCTCGCCCGAGAACACTGTTACCGCAGGATCAATCGCGGAGGGCAGAAACCCGTTTGGCGGACTGGGCCTGGTAA
- a CDS encoding alpha/beta hydrolase, protein MAELASHQSFPLYVTRSGQGYPILCLHGHPGTGRSMGVFTQHLSQRFCTIAPDLRGYGRSRTGQRFQMEDHLGDLIGLLNQQADDRAVILGWSLGGILAMELALQYPERVSGLILVATAARPWSDHPKVSMLDNILTGVAGLINWIKPGWDWNIATLGQRSLFRYLIQRHHPMAYRYLARDAVYAYLTTSQPATQALYQAMGRGYNRVPDLPKIQCPVLMLIGEQDRHITAASSRETAKALPNCEWECYDQTAHLLPWEIPEVLLDRIDRWIADHPELVGLQ, encoded by the coding sequence ATGGCTGAGTTGGCAAGTCATCAATCCTTCCCCCTCTATGTGACCCGATCGGGCCAAGGGTATCCCATCCTCTGTCTCCACGGGCATCCAGGCACGGGACGCAGTATGGGCGTTTTTACCCAGCACCTGAGTCAACGATTCTGCACGATCGCGCCGGATCTACGGGGCTATGGTCGAAGCCGCACAGGCCAACGCTTTCAGATGGAGGATCACCTAGGGGATCTGATCGGCCTCCTGAATCAACAGGCTGACGATCGAGCAGTGATCCTCGGGTGGTCCCTGGGGGGAATTTTGGCCATGGAACTCGCCTTACAGTATCCAGAGCGGGTCAGTGGCTTAATCTTGGTGGCAACAGCAGCACGGCCTTGGAGTGATCATCCCAAAGTTTCCATGCTCGACAATATTTTGACGGGTGTGGCTGGGTTGATTAACTGGATCAAACCGGGGTGGGATTGGAATATTGCAACTCTGGGTCAACGATCGCTGTTTCGCTACCTAATCCAGCGCCATCACCCCATGGCTTACCGCTACCTTGCCCGAGACGCTGTCTATGCCTACTTGACCACCTCACAGCCCGCAACTCAAGCCCTCTATCAAGCCATGGGACGCGGCTATAACCGGGTGCCCGATTTACCCAAAATTCAGTGTCCCGTCCTCATGCTCATTGGCGAACAGGATCGCCACATCACCGCTGCATCAAGCCGAGAAACTGCAAAGGCTCTGCCCAATTGTGAATGGGAATGCTATGACCAAACCGCACATTTGTTGCCGTGGGAGATTCCTGAAGTCTTACTCGATCGCATCGATCGTTGGATTGCAGATCACCCCGAACTCGTGGGCCTTCAATGA
- the rlmB gene encoding 23S rRNA (guanosine(2251)-2'-O)-methyltransferase RlmB: MAFKRNHSGQRSNSSGGGRSERPGSSRQGSSKYGDRRSSGGSGGSGGGKFRDKAGGGTDRPERKFVDRDSQRSDRPERKFSDRPERKFVDRDAQRSDRPERKFVDRNGRDDRKFSNRDNRDNRDDRKFVDRGARDDRRFSNRDNRDNRDNRDNRDDRKFVDRNGRDDRKFSNRDNRDNRDNRDDRKFVDRNGHDDRRERTSTGRNYRSDRRFSDRPDRDDRNSIPSRFTDDSVNATEIMASSESENSDLIYGRHAVIAALENEQTLNRIWVISRLRYDPRFHSLLNEAKSRGAVIDEVEPKRLSQITQGATHQGIAAQVSPHEYLELGDLIDQAKEKSNQPVIVVADGITDPHNLGAIIRTAEAIGAQGLVIPQRRAVGVTSTVRKVAAGALEKLPIARVVNLVRALEDLKEAGFWIYGTSSEASQPIHTVDFAKATVLIIGAEGDGLSLTTQKCCDVLVSIPLAGSTPSLNASVATGMALYEIYRQRWSSTINLTTRKVSSLR, from the coding sequence ATGGCATTCAAACGGAATCATTCTGGACAGCGGTCTAACTCCTCTGGGGGGGGGCGATCGGAGCGCCCTGGCTCATCCCGTCAAGGTTCATCTAAGTATGGTGATCGGCGCAGTAGCGGCGGCAGTGGCGGCAGTGGTGGCGGTAAGTTCCGGGATAAAGCTGGCGGTGGAACGGATCGCCCTGAGCGTAAGTTTGTCGATCGCGATTCTCAACGCAGCGATCGCCCTGAACGCAAGTTTAGTGATCGCCCTGAACGCAAGTTTGTAGATCGGGACGCCCAACGCAGCGATCGCCCTGAACGCAAATTCGTTGACCGCAATGGCCGGGATGATCGTAAGTTTTCTAATCGGGATAACCGGGACAACCGAGATGATCGTAAGTTTGTCGATCGCGGTGCTCGAGATGATCGTCGATTTTCTAACCGGGATAACCGAGATAACCGCGACAATCGGGACAACCGGGACGATCGCAAGTTTGTCGATCGCAATGGCCGGGATGACCGTAAGTTTTCTAATCGGGATAACCGGGATAACCGGGACAACCGAGATGATCGCAAGTTTGTCGATCGCAATGGCCACGATGATCGGCGTGAACGCACCAGCACTGGTCGGAATTATCGCAGCGATCGAAGATTTTCTGATCGACCCGATCGGGACGACAGAAATTCCATCCCCAGTCGGTTTACGGATGATTCTGTAAATGCCACAGAAATCATGGCCTCTTCTGAATCGGAAAATTCCGATCTGATCTATGGACGGCATGCAGTGATTGCCGCCCTAGAAAATGAACAAACCCTGAACCGTATTTGGGTGATTTCCCGCTTGCGCTACGACCCTCGTTTTCATAGTTTGCTGAACGAAGCAAAATCCCGGGGCGCAGTGATTGATGAAGTAGAACCTAAACGGCTGAGCCAAATTACCCAAGGGGCGACCCACCAAGGCATTGCCGCGCAAGTTTCTCCCCACGAATACTTAGAGTTGGGAGATCTCATCGATCAGGCTAAGGAAAAATCCAATCAGCCGGTGATTGTGGTCGCAGATGGTATTACAGATCCGCATAACTTGGGTGCAATTATTCGAACCGCTGAGGCCATCGGAGCCCAAGGGTTGGTGATTCCCCAGCGACGGGCTGTTGGCGTGACTTCTACCGTGCGTAAAGTGGCTGCTGGTGCGTTAGAAAAGCTCCCGATCGCCCGTGTTGTGAACTTGGTGCGGGCCTTAGAAGACCTCAAAGAAGCTGGTTTTTGGATTTACGGCACCTCCAGTGAAGCTAGTCAACCCATTCATACTGTTGATTTTGCAAAAGCAACGGTATTAATTATTGGTGCAGAAGGGGATGGCCTAAGTTTAACGACACAAAAGTGTTGCGATGTCCTAGTTTCTATTCCTTTAGCGGGGAGCACACCCAGCTTAAATGCCTCAGTAGCAACGGGAATGGCGTTGTATGAAATTTATCGGCAGCGTTGGAGCAGTACCATCAATCTGACTACTCGAAAGGTTTCCTCACTCCGTTGA
- the trpD gene encoding anthranilate phosphoribosyltransferase, with the protein MSQSISPVAAASHPQWSDLLQQLLDRQSLNPTQSADLMQGWLSGAIPEGLSGAILAALQAKGVSGDELAGMARILQGQAIASTGATMPTPLIDTCGTGGDGASTFNISTAVAFVAAAAGVAVAKHGNRSASSRVGSADVLEALGVNLAAPPEKIHAAVPEVGVTFLFAPGWHPAMKAVSDLRKQLKIRTVFNLLGPLVNPLNPTGQVIGVYKPELVQPIAEALQQLGKQRAIVVYGREKLDEAGLGDLSDMAVLAAGEIQTQTLDPAAVGVTAAPIAQLKGGDVPENAEILRNILQGKGSLAQRDAVALNAALALQVGEKVTSIAAGVTLAQSVIDSGAAWDKLEQLVAFLKA; encoded by the coding sequence ATGTCCCAGTCGATTTCCCCCGTGGCCGCTGCATCCCATCCCCAATGGTCGGATCTGTTACAACAGCTACTTGACAGGCAATCTTTGAATCCAACCCAATCGGCTGACTTGATGCAGGGTTGGTTGAGTGGTGCAATTCCTGAGGGCTTATCGGGCGCGATCCTGGCCGCGTTGCAAGCCAAGGGTGTCTCGGGGGATGAACTGGCAGGTATGGCTAGGATTTTGCAAGGTCAGGCGATCGCCAGTACGGGTGCCACGATGCCGACGCCATTGATTGATACCTGCGGGACGGGCGGGGATGGGGCTTCCACGTTTAATATTTCGACCGCCGTGGCTTTTGTGGCGGCTGCGGCTGGGGTGGCGGTTGCCAAACATGGCAATCGATCGGCCTCCAGTCGGGTGGGGTCGGCGGATGTGCTGGAAGCGTTGGGGGTAAATCTCGCTGCGCCCCCGGAGAAAATTCATGCAGCGGTGCCGGAGGTGGGCGTGACGTTTCTATTTGCCCCCGGTTGGCATCCAGCCATGAAGGCGGTGTCGGACTTACGCAAACAATTAAAAATTCGCACCGTGTTTAATCTGCTGGGGCCGTTGGTCAATCCGCTCAATCCTACGGGGCAGGTGATTGGGGTGTATAAGCCGGAATTGGTGCAACCGATCGCTGAAGCGTTGCAACAACTGGGCAAGCAACGGGCGATCGTGGTTTATGGCCGTGAAAAATTGGATGAAGCGGGCTTAGGGGATCTCAGTGACATGGCGGTGCTGGCGGCAGGGGAGATTCAGACACAAACCTTGGATCCCGCAGCGGTGGGTGTTACAGCGGCCCCGATCGCGCAATTAAAGGGCGGTGATGTGCCGGAAAATGCTGAGATTTTGCGCAATATTCTACAAGGCAAGGGTAGCCTAGCCCAGCGGGATGCTGTGGCCCTCAATGCGGCCTTAGCCCTACAAGTGGGTGAAAAAGTGACCTCGATCGCGGCAGGGGTGACCCTAGCCCAGTCGGTGATTGATAGTGGTGCCGCTTGGGACAAACTAGAGCAATTGGTGGCATTTCTCAAGGCTTAA